The following are encoded in a window of Perca fluviatilis chromosome 21, GENO_Pfluv_1.0, whole genome shotgun sequence genomic DNA:
- the gprc5c gene encoding LOW QUALITY PROTEIN: G-protein coupled receptor family C group 5 member C (The sequence of the model RefSeq protein was modified relative to this genomic sequence to represent the inferred CDS: deleted 1 base in 1 codon) translates to MAANVTINGCGPNLDSLYYNLCDLNAVWGIVLEAFAAAGIVFSFVLFISLLANVPFTQDKNRKRSVALNAWFLIFTRGLFCLTFAFIVGRDFSTCASRRFLFGVLFGGCFACLLMQCVRLNILARRDSGPRAWVLCLGALGLWLVEVVINTEWLIITVVRHPQGPLNATAGTSRATATPCNIANKDFVMALIYVMTLILAVVVASLTIMAGKRNKWKKDGAFILLTSLFSVGIWVAWIVMYVYGNRRTGGPTWDDPTLAIALVANAWVFLILYTIPDICSLTSDDESQQSLGQDMYPSRGVGYETILKEQSSQNMFMENKAFSMDETNQGSKPVSPYSGYTGQLRSSVYQPTELAIISKGVGNHPADVSYTTAIPRASTHSAANSGSSTLSAHTESGNTAHTQTNGNSGNGPHRTVQW, encoded by the exons ATGGCTGCCAACGTCACCATCAATGGTTGCGGCCCTAACTTGGACTCCCTCTATTACAACCTTTGCGACCTGAATGCCGTGTGGGGCATCGTGCTGGAGGCCTTTGCGGCGGCCGGCATTGTCTTCTCCTTTGTGCTTTTCATCTCGCTGCTGGCCAACGTGCCCTTCACGCAAGACAAGAACCGCAAGAGATCTGTGGCCCTCAACGCCTGGTTCCTGATCTTCACCCGG GGTCTCTTCTGCCTGACCTTCGCCTTCATCGTGGGAAGGGACTTCTCCACCTGCGCCTCGCGGAGGTTCCTCTTCGGGGTGCTGTTTGGCGGCTGCTTCGCCTGCCTCCTGATGCAGTGCGTGAGGCTGAACATCCTCGCCAGGCGGGACAGCGGGCCCCGGGCTTGGGTTTTATGTCTAGGGGCACTGGGGCTGTGGCTGGTGGAGGTAGTCATCAACACGGAGTGGCTGATCATCACAGTGGTGCGCCACCCACAGGGGCCACTCAACGCCACAGCCGGAACTAGCAGAGCCACGGCCACGCCTTGCAACATCGCCAACAAGGACTTCGTCATGGCGCTGATCTACGTGATGACCCTGATCCTCGCTGTGGTGGTGGCAAGTCTGACCATCATGGCAGGCAAACGCAATAAGTGGAAGAAGGACGGCGCCTTCATCCTTCTAACCAGCTTGTTCTCTGTTGGTATTTGGGTGGCGTGGATCGTCATGTACGTCTACGGGAATCGGAGGACAGGGGGCCCCACATGGGATGACCCCACCTTGGCCATCGCTTTAGTGGCGAACGCATGGGTGTTCCTGATCCTCTACACCATTCCTGACATCTGCAGTTTGACCAGCGACGATGAAAGCCAGCAGAGCCTCGGGCAAGACATGTACCCAAGCCGAGGAGTCGGCTACGAGACGATCCTGAAGGAGCAGAGCTCCCAGAACATGTTCATGGAAAATAAGGCTTTCTCTATGGATGAGACCAACCAAG GGTCCAAGCCGGTGTCTCCATACAGCGGCTACACCGGTCAGCTGCGGAGTTCAGTCTACCAGCCCACTGAGCTGGCGATCATCAGCAAAGGAGTGGGAAAT CACCCTGCGGACGTATCCTATACCACAGCCATTCCCAGAGCTTCCACCCACTCTGCAGCCAACAGCGGGAGCAGCACGCTCTCGGCACACACCGAGAGCGGgaacaccgcacacacacagacaaacggAAATAGC GGGAACGGCCCGCATAGGACGGTCCAGTGGTGA